Proteins from a genomic interval of Plasmodium sp. gorilla clade G2 genome assembly, chromosome: 10:
- a CDS encoding MO15-related protein kinase, which produces MENNSTERYIFKPNFLGEGSYGKVYKAYDTILKKEVAIKKMKLNKISNYIDDCGINFVLLREIKIMKEIKHKNIMSALDLYCEKDYINLVMEIMDYDLAKIINRKIFLTDSQKKCILLQILNGLNILHKYYFMHRDLSPANIFINKKGEVKLADFGLCTKYGYDMYSDKLFRDTYKKTLNLTSKVVTLWYRAPELLLGSNKYNSSIDMWSFGCIFAELLLQKALFPGENEIDQLGKIFFLLGTPNENNWPEALCLPLYTEFTKATKKDFKTYFKIDDDDCIDLLMSFLKLNAHERISAEDAMKHRYFFNDPLPCDISQLPFNDL; this is translated from the coding sequence atggaaaataattcaacagaaagatatatattcaaGCCTAATTTTTTAGGTGAGGGTTCTTATGGTAAAGTTTATAAGGCATATGATAcgattttaaaaaaagaagttGCAATAAAGAAGATGAAATTAAATAAGATAAGTAATTATATTGATGATTGTGGTAtaaattttgtattattaagagaaattaaaataatgaaggaaattaaacataaaaatattatgagtGCTTTAGATTTATATTGTGAaaaagattatataaatttagtAATGGAAATAATGGACTATGATTTAGCTAAAATAATTAATcgaaaaatttttttaacagATAGTCAAAAGAAGTGTATACTTTTACAAATTTTAAATGGtctaaatatattacataaatattattttatgcaTCGAGATTTATCACCagcaaatatatttataaataaaaaaggagaaGTCAAATTAGCTGATTTTGGTTTATGTACAAAATATGGTTATGATATGTATTCAGATAAACTATTCAgagatacatataaaaaaacttTAAATCTTACAAGCAAAGTTGTTACATTATGGTACAGAGCACCAGAATTATTACTGGgtagtaataaatataattcatcTATTGATATGTGGAGTTTTGGTTGTATTTTTGCTGAACTATTATTACAGAAAGCTCTGTTCCCAGGAGAAAATGAAATTGATCAATtaggaaaaatatttttccttttaggTACTCCTAACGAAAATAATTGGCCAGAAGCTCTTTGTCTTCCTCTATATACAGAATTTACAAAAGCTACAAAAAAAgattttaaaacatattttaaaatagatgatgatgattGTATTGATTTGTTAAtgtcatttttaaaattaaatgctCATGAACGTATCAGTGCAGAAGACGCTATGAAACAcagatatttttttaatgacCCTTTGCCATGTGATATATCACAATTACCTTTCAATGATTTATAA
- a CDS encoding male gamete fusion factor HAP2, putative, producing the protein MNKRKKTKHLKINSILRILFYFFLISFLFSNYKLNNYLRTKYPFIQFVYSYSKKKVCTSSTDDSTCRTVVYGDLDVSNNSVLRLKVLRSEGKGYFVTIRRDYVTISYYLKYMKDIPLKYREVVDIFNNHKYEKYTEKQIKDFTNNCSAIKVEDANDTVGDFAPHYYEYTRGESCICPSYHLFKNDNSIKRAKLKCTYFNMLFTDSAIVYSRHCAIMDLFYFSVYEIDYPPIFNTYIDITIQEYTYDDVSGMSLNKHDLVTKEKKYEINDSMSEIRDDYFDLWLFLRGERHGKRTLINLSNDYVVIPSSPLDDADVIETDVMRNCGLKEDNPALKGCDYKHECNIIHPCLVKAMMLPKYLFDLSGKTCNKLGVSLNKWRNSDGNFCGSSAGYCLSENLFKYYYIHKTSVGNKKPSKYKIKNIYGSEPQTKVYTSAKLPNYLKDKVDSNNNKSYDINDIDNKIFYNENAAAHSHFIDYKYNGNHTVEIKFETNALEVHEIRPVSYGTITHITTPKDCSSSQTNSKECILVVHTWNNNKSIGANFSCHVLCLDKSTQQVATHISPISKINAYIDANKNYAFYFIIKFLINKKITSNCTAILKDADGRECSKLSFNLTSKETINVVESGIVVQPVESEAQINKYDSDVTGVSMAPTDKCDCYLNILCYILNLNTCVSYYTKLIKDYLGRFVTIAILIFLAPSLIPLLPFIIKFFISCASIPMKLFANFSSWMESKKKSNNNRKQNKNYFQRKYENFKTKRTNMKKNKCTSSSVSSLTTVSSISSNNTMQSDIKKDVSFNGVKSNRYNKENHKNKKKKTTRNHNKYSGTSIESTLTNTSPSSIPDNLSESHITSNSNKNNYSSKKKNKYNMPYKKEHSRKSKRKKSMGISEYSS; encoded by the exons atgaacaaaagGAAAAAGACAAAACacttaaaaattaattctaTATTGAGaatacttttttattttttccttatttcttttctttttagtaattataaattaaataattatctaAGAACAAAATATCCATTCATTCAATTTGTATATTCttattctaaaaaaaaagtatgtACATCATCTACAGATGATTCCACATGTCGTACTGTCGTTTATGGAGATTTAGATGTTTCTAATAATTCG GTGTTAAGGTTAAAAGTTTTAAGGTCTGAAGGGAAAGGCTATTTTGTTACTATTCGAAGAGACTATGTAACAATATCTTACTATCtgaaatatatgaaagaTATTCCTTTAAAGTATAGAGAAGTAgtagatatatttaataatcataaatatgaaaaatatacagaaaaacaaataaaggATTTTACTAATAATTGTAGTGCTATTAAAGTCGAAGATGCAAATGATACTGTAGGAGATTTTGCACctcattattatgaatatacaaGAGGAGAATCGTGTATATGCCCTTCATATcatctttttaaaaatgacaATTCAATAAAAAGAGCAAAATTAAAGTGCActtattttaatatgttatttACAGATAGTGCTATAGTGTATAGTCGTCATTGTGCTATAATggatttgttttatttttcgGTTTATGAAATTGATTACCCTCCcatatttaatacatatatagatataacaATACaagaatatacatatgatgATGTATCAGGTATGTCACTGAATAAACATGATTTAGtaacaaaagaaaagaaatatgaaataaatgaTTCAATGTCTGAAATAAGAGATGATTATTTTGATCTTTGGTTATTTCTAAGAGGCGAAAGACATGGAAAAAGAactttaattaatttatcaaATGATTATGTGGTTATTCCATCTTCACCGTTAGATGATGCAGATGTAATAGAAACTGATGTTATGAGAAATTGTGGTTTGAAAGAAGATAATCCAGCTTTAAAAGGATGTGATTATAAACAtgaatgtaatattatacatcCGTGTTTAGTAAAAGCAATGATGTTACCAAAATATCTTTTTGATTTAAGTGGTAAAACATGTAATAAATTAGGTGTATCCTTAAATAAATGGAGAAATTCTGATGGAAATTTTTGTGGTTCTTCAGCTGGATATTGTTTATCTGAGAAtttgtttaaatattattacatacatAAAACATCTGTTGGGAATAAAAAACCTtcgaaatataaaattaaaaatatatatgggtCTGAACCACAGACAAAAGTTTATACATCTGCAAAATTAcctaattatttaaaagataaggtagatagtaataataataaatcttatgatattaatgatatagataataaaatattttataatgaaaaCGCTGCTGCACATAGTCATTTTATTGATTACAAATATAATGGAAATCATACTGTTGAAATTAAATTCGAAACTAATGCATTAGAAGTGCATGAAATCAGACCTGTATCATATGGAACTATTACTCATATTACTACACCCAAAGATTGTTCATCAAGTCAAACTAATTCTAAAGAATGTATTCTTGTTGTACATACttggaataataataaaagtatagGAGCTAACTTTTCTTGTCATGTTTTATGTCTTGATAAAAGTACTCAACAAGTAGCAACACATATTAGTCCCATTAGTAAAATAAATGCATATATTGAtgcaaataaaaattatgccttttattttattattaaatttttaataaataaaaaaataacaagtAATTGTACAGCAATACTAAAAGATGCTGATGGGAGGGAATGTTCAAAactttcatttaatttaacATCTAAAGAAACTATAAATGTAGTAGAATCAGGTATAGTAGTACAACCTGTAGAAAGTGAGgctcaaataaataaatatgattctGATGTAACAGGAGTATCTATGGCTCCAACTGATAAATGTGATtgttatttgaatatattatgttatatactTAATTTGAATACATGCGTTTCATATTATACGAAATTAATTAAAGATTATCTTGGAAGATTTGTAACAATAgctatattaatttttcttgCGCCATCCTTAATACCTCTGTTACCATTTatcattaaattttttatatcatgtGCATCTATTCCAATGAAATTATTTGCCAACTTTTCTTCTTGGATggaaagtaaaaaaaaaagtaataataatagaaaacaaaataaaaattatttccaaagaaaatatgaaaatttcAAAACAAAGAGAacaaatatgaagaaaaataaatgtacatCATCCTCCGTCTCTTCTTTAACAACTGTTTCCAGTATTTCTTCAAATAATACAATGCAGAgtgatataaaaaaggacGTATCATTTAATGGGGTTAAATCCAATAGGTACAATAAGGAGAAtcataaaaacaaaaagaagaaaacaaCACGTAAccataataaatatagtgGTACCTCGATTGAGAGTACACTAACAAATACAAGCCCCTCAAGTATACCTGATAATTTAAGTGAATCTCATATAACATCCAAttcaaacaaaaataattattcatcaaaaaaaaaaaacaaatataatatgccatataaaaaagaacatTCCAGGAaaagtaaaagaaaaaaatctaTGGGGATATCTGAATATTCTTCTTAA